In one window of Leifsonia sp. Root112D2 DNA:
- a CDS encoding argininosuccinate synthase gives MAERVVLAYSGGLDTSVGIGWLKDATGKEVVALAVDVGQGGEDMDAIRQRALDCGAVESIVVDAKDEFADDYIVPALKANALYQKRYPLVSAISRPLIAKYLAATAKQLGADSVAHGCTGKGNDQVRFEAAVAALAPELTSLAPVRDFALTRDKAIVYAAENNLPIVQSKKSPYSIDQNVWGRAVETGFLEDPWNAPIEDLYTYTQDPSIPREPTEVTISFSEGVPVAIDGKAVTPLQVVQLMNTLAGDQGVGRIDIVEDRLVGIKSREVYEAPAGIALIAAHEELENMTVERDVARYKRGVESKWAELVYDGLWFSGLKRALDVFIDETQKHVTGDIRLKLHAGTAVVTGRRSGESLYDFNLATYDTGDSFDQSLAKGFIELWSLPSKISARRDLGAK, from the coding sequence ATGGCGGAACGCGTAGTCCTCGCATACTCGGGCGGACTCGACACCTCGGTCGGCATCGGCTGGCTGAAGGATGCGACGGGCAAGGAGGTCGTCGCCCTCGCCGTCGACGTCGGCCAGGGCGGCGAAGATATGGATGCCATTCGTCAGCGAGCGCTGGACTGCGGCGCGGTTGAGTCCATCGTCGTCGATGCGAAGGATGAATTCGCCGACGACTACATCGTGCCCGCGCTCAAGGCCAATGCTCTCTACCAGAAGCGCTATCCGCTGGTCTCGGCCATCTCCCGCCCGCTCATCGCCAAGTATCTGGCGGCCACGGCCAAGCAGCTCGGAGCCGACAGCGTGGCACATGGGTGCACGGGCAAGGGCAATGACCAGGTGCGTTTCGAGGCAGCCGTGGCGGCTCTCGCCCCCGAACTGACTTCGCTCGCCCCCGTGCGTGACTTCGCACTCACCCGCGACAAGGCCATCGTGTACGCGGCCGAAAACAACCTGCCGATAGTGCAGTCCAAGAAGAGCCCGTATTCGATCGACCAGAACGTCTGGGGCCGCGCCGTCGAGACCGGCTTCCTGGAAGACCCGTGGAATGCCCCGATCGAGGATCTTTACACCTACACGCAGGATCCGTCGATTCCGCGCGAGCCCACCGAGGTGACGATCTCCTTCTCCGAAGGCGTGCCGGTCGCGATCGATGGCAAGGCCGTGACCCCGCTCCAGGTTGTGCAACTCATGAACACCCTTGCCGGAGACCAGGGTGTCGGGCGCATCGACATCGTCGAGGATCGCCTGGTGGGCATCAAGAGCCGCGAGGTCTACGAGGCTCCGGCAGGCATCGCCCTGATCGCCGCGCACGAGGAACTCGAGAACATGACTGTCGAGCGTGACGTCGCCCGCTATAAGCGCGGGGTGGAGTCCAAATGGGCCGAACTCGTTTACGACGGTCTCTGGTTCTCCGGGCTCAAGCGCGCACTCGATGTGTTCATCGACGAGACCCAGAAGCACGTCACGGGCGACATCCGCCTCAAGCTGCACGCCGGTACCGCGGTGGTCACCGGCCGCCGCAGCGGCGAAAGCCTGTACGACTTCAACCTGGCCACCTACGACACCGGCGACAGCTTTGACCAGTCGCTGGCGAAGGGCTTCATCGAGTTGTGGTCCCTGCCGAGCAAGATCTCCGCACGGCGCGACCTGGGCGCCAAATGA
- the argF gene encoding ornithine carbamoyltransferase: MTRHFLRDDDITPAEQAEILDLAEQIKRDPYARKPLAGPQTVAVIFDKSSTRTRVSFAVGIADLGGSPLIISTANSQLGGKETPADTARVLERMVSAIVWRTYGQAGLEEMAFGTTVPVVNALSDDFHPCQLLADLLTIREKRGSLAGLTLTFLGDGACNMAQSYLLAGATAGMHVRIAAPSGFEPSDAVVADATAIAARTGGSVALYTNPREAVVGADVVVTDTWVSMGKEEEKAVRLASFGAYRVDAELMAQAEPDALFLHCLPADRGFEVAAEVIDGPQSVIWDEAENRLHAQKALLVWLLERSTPVVE; encoded by the coding sequence ATGACACGCCACTTTCTCCGCGACGACGACATCACGCCCGCCGAGCAGGCCGAGATTCTCGATCTGGCCGAGCAGATCAAGCGGGATCCCTATGCTCGCAAGCCGCTGGCCGGCCCGCAGACGGTTGCGGTGATCTTCGACAAGTCCTCCACTCGCACACGCGTCTCCTTCGCGGTGGGCATCGCCGATCTCGGGGGCAGCCCGCTCATCATCAGCACGGCCAACAGCCAGCTGGGCGGCAAGGAGACGCCGGCCGACACCGCACGCGTGCTCGAACGCATGGTCTCGGCAATCGTCTGGCGCACCTATGGGCAGGCTGGGCTTGAAGAAATGGCGTTTGGAACCACCGTGCCCGTCGTCAACGCGCTCTCGGATGACTTTCACCCGTGCCAGCTCCTGGCCGATCTGCTGACGATTCGTGAGAAGCGGGGGAGTCTGGCCGGGCTCACCCTCACCTTCCTCGGCGACGGTGCGTGCAACATGGCGCAGTCCTATCTGCTCGCCGGCGCGACAGCGGGCATGCACGTGCGCATTGCAGCCCCCTCGGGCTTCGAGCCGTCGGATGCCGTGGTCGCCGACGCGACGGCGATAGCGGCACGCACGGGTGGCTCCGTTGCCCTGTACACAAATCCGCGCGAGGCCGTCGTCGGTGCCGATGTCGTCGTCACCGACACTTGGGTGTCGATGGGTAAGGAGGAGGAGAAGGCCGTGCGGCTGGCATCCTTCGGCGCCTATCGCGTCGACGCCGAGCTCATGGCGCAGGCCGAGCCTGACGCGCTCTTCCTGCATTGCCTTCCGGCCGACCGCGGTTTCGAGGTGGCTGCCGAGGTCATCGACGGCCCGCAGAGCGTCATTTGGGATGAGGCGGAGAACCGCCTCCACGCCCAAAAGGCCCTCCTGGTCTGGTTGCTCGAGCGCAGCACCCCGGTGGTCGAGTAG
- a CDS encoding acetylornithine transaminase, whose amino-acid sequence MTPAETDGWSDRFDASMMRTLPTPPLMLVRGEGCRVWDSEGAEYLDFLAGIAVNSLGHAHPVLVDAVSRQIATLAHVSNYFATPPEIELAERLKRLTGAGLEGRVFFGNSGAEANEAAFKLARRNRRSGASRIIALNNSFHGRTMGAMALTGKPAMREPFEPMPGGVEHIDTSIEALEATIDDTVSAIIIEPIKGEAGVLDLPDGYLARARELTAEHGVLLILDEIQTGIGRTGRWFGFEHAGIVPDAITLAKGMAGGVPIGALVTFGWASDLFARGQHGSTFGGNPLATAAANAVLGEIEASGLVENAAARGSQLRALIDGELRSVPGGDVLDELRGAGLLIGVGLTRPIGHELYDAALNAGLIVNAPNDSSIRIAPPLIVGDTEIDDFARRFTVALAAVSTR is encoded by the coding sequence ATGACCCCCGCAGAGACCGACGGCTGGTCCGACCGCTTCGACGCATCGATGATGCGCACCCTGCCCACCCCGCCCCTCATGCTCGTGCGCGGTGAGGGCTGCAGGGTCTGGGATTCCGAGGGCGCCGAATACCTGGACTTCCTCGCCGGTATCGCCGTCAACTCGCTCGGCCATGCGCATCCGGTGCTCGTGGATGCCGTCAGTCGGCAGATCGCCACCCTTGCGCATGTCTCCAACTACTTCGCCACCCCGCCCGAGATCGAGCTCGCCGAGCGACTCAAACGCCTCACCGGCGCGGGCCTTGAGGGGCGCGTCTTCTTCGGCAACTCCGGCGCGGAGGCCAACGAGGCGGCGTTCAAGCTCGCGCGCCGCAACCGCCGCTCGGGCGCGAGCCGCATTATCGCGCTGAACAACTCCTTCCATGGTCGCACCATGGGCGCGATGGCTCTCACCGGAAAGCCCGCGATGCGCGAGCCGTTCGAGCCGATGCCCGGCGGCGTGGAGCACATCGACACGAGCATCGAGGCGCTCGAGGCGACCATCGACGACACCGTCTCGGCCATCATCATCGAACCGATCAAGGGCGAGGCGGGCGTTCTCGATCTGCCGGATGGCTACCTGGCGCGCGCGAGAGAACTCACCGCCGAACACGGTGTGCTCCTCATTCTCGACGAGATCCAGACCGGCATCGGCCGCACGGGCCGCTGGTTCGGGTTCGAGCACGCCGGAATCGTTCCCGATGCCATCACCCTGGCGAAGGGCATGGCCGGTGGAGTGCCGATCGGCGCGCTGGTGACCTTCGGCTGGGCATCCGATCTGTTCGCTCGCGGACAGCACGGCAGCACCTTTGGGGGAAACCCGCTCGCAACGGCCGCGGCGAACGCGGTGCTTGGTGAAATCGAGGCGTCTGGCCTGGTCGAGAATGCGGCGGCCAGGGGCTCCCAGTTGCGCGCACTCATCGACGGAGAACTGCGATCGGTTCCCGGCGGCGATGTGCTCGACGAACTCCGCGGCGCGGGATTGCTCATCGGTGTCGGCCTGACCCGGCCGATCGGTCACGAACTGTACGATGCGGCCCTGAATGCCGGGCTCATCGTTAACGCCCCCAACGACTCCAGCATCCGCATCGCACCGCCGCTCATCGTCGGCGACACGGAGATCGACGATTTCGCGCGACGATTCACGGTTGCACTCGCCGCCGTATCGACGCGCTGA
- the argB gene encoding acetylglutamate kinase, producing MQSREASGSHAASTQQNDGTADAALKAAALIESLPWLKRLHGQIVVVKFGGNAMVSEQLQRAFAEDMVYLRYAGIHPVVVHGGGPQISAMLDRLGIHSEFRGGYRVTTPEAMDVVRMVLTGQITRDLVRHINTHGPLAAGLSGEDAGLFEARRRGVVIDGEEVDLGLVGDVVAVNPEAVFAQISAGRIPVVSSIAPDIDAPGQSLNVNADAAAGALAVALGAVRLAILTDVAGLYSDWPNRESLVSVIDADELRALLPSLESGMIPKMTACLDAVDGGVEKAAIIDGRLPHSLLLEIFTDRGAGTNVVAAPHERETL from the coding sequence ATGCAGAGCCGTGAGGCGTCCGGCTCCCACGCGGCCAGTACACAGCAGAACGACGGTACGGCGGATGCGGCGCTCAAGGCGGCTGCACTGATTGAGTCGCTGCCCTGGCTGAAGCGCTTGCACGGACAGATCGTGGTCGTGAAGTTCGGCGGCAATGCCATGGTCAGCGAACAGCTGCAGCGGGCATTTGCCGAAGACATGGTGTACCTGCGTTACGCGGGCATCCACCCGGTGGTGGTGCACGGCGGCGGACCCCAGATCTCGGCCATGCTCGATCGGCTCGGCATCCACAGTGAGTTCCGCGGCGGCTACAGAGTGACAACGCCCGAGGCGATGGACGTCGTGCGCATGGTGCTCACCGGGCAGATCACCCGTGACCTGGTACGGCACATCAACACACACGGACCGCTCGCCGCTGGACTATCCGGAGAAGACGCGGGGCTGTTCGAGGCGCGCAGGCGAGGCGTGGTCATTGACGGCGAAGAGGTAGACCTGGGGCTTGTCGGCGACGTCGTGGCCGTGAACCCCGAGGCCGTCTTCGCCCAGATCTCCGCGGGTCGCATTCCGGTCGTCTCCTCCATTGCGCCCGACATCGATGCGCCCGGCCAATCGCTCAACGTCAATGCGGATGCCGCGGCCGGCGCGCTCGCCGTCGCCCTCGGTGCCGTCCGACTCGCCATTCTCACCGATGTCGCCGGTCTCTACAGCGATTGGCCCAATCGCGAATCTCTCGTCTCGGTAATCGACGCCGACGAGTTGCGCGCACTGCTGCCGAGCCTCGAGTCGGGCATGATCCCCAAGATGACGGCATGCCTCGACGCGGTCGACGGTGGGGTCGAGAAGGCAGCGATCATCGACGGCCGGCTGCCGCACTCGCTTCTGCTCGAGATCTTCACCGATCGCGGCGCAGGAACCAACGTCGTGGCAGCCCCTCACGAAAGGGAAACACTTTGA
- the argJ gene encoding bifunctional glutamate N-acetyltransferase/amino-acid acetyltransferase ArgJ, producing the protein MSVTAASGFVAAGIAAGLKSTGAPDLALVVNTGPEKAAAAVFTSNRAKANPILWSEQVIADGVVEAIVLNSGGANCFTGTQGFQTTHATAEAVAEHLGVSAGDVLVCSTGLIGDQLDRDKLIAGVASAAGALRADDDTAASAIITTDTHPKTVIHHGDGWVIGGMAKGAGMLAPGLATMLVVITTDASLTSAQLDTALRAATRVTFDRLDSDGCMSTNDQVTLLASGASGITPEEGEFAEAVRIVCADLARQLQGDAEGASHDIAIEVIGAASEDEAVEVGRAVSRSNLFKAAIFGNDPNWGRVLSAIGTTNAAFDPYEVDVSMNGVRVCHAGEPDRPRDEVDLTSRAVHVGIELHAGDATATILTSDLTHEYVHENSAYAS; encoded by the coding sequence GTGAGCGTCACCGCAGCATCCGGGTTCGTCGCGGCGGGCATCGCGGCCGGCCTCAAATCCACCGGTGCCCCCGATCTCGCGCTCGTGGTCAACACGGGCCCCGAGAAGGCGGCCGCGGCGGTGTTTACGAGCAATCGTGCCAAGGCCAACCCGATCCTGTGGAGCGAGCAGGTCATCGCCGACGGCGTCGTCGAGGCCATCGTGCTGAACTCCGGCGGGGCGAACTGCTTCACGGGCACGCAAGGCTTTCAGACCACTCACGCCACGGCCGAGGCCGTCGCGGAACACCTCGGGGTGTCTGCCGGTGACGTGCTCGTGTGCTCGACAGGGCTCATCGGAGACCAGCTCGATCGTGACAAGCTGATCGCCGGCGTCGCGTCGGCGGCCGGTGCGCTGCGCGCCGACGACGACACGGCAGCAAGCGCCATCATCACCACCGACACCCACCCGAAGACCGTGATCCATCACGGCGATGGCTGGGTGATCGGCGGCATGGCCAAGGGCGCCGGCATGCTCGCTCCGGGGCTCGCCACCATGCTCGTGGTCATCACGACGGATGCTTCCCTCACCTCCGCCCAACTCGACACGGCTCTGCGCGCCGCCACCCGGGTGACCTTCGACAGGCTCGATTCCGACGGCTGCATGTCTACCAACGACCAGGTGACACTGCTCGCCTCCGGCGCATCCGGAATCACGCCGGAGGAGGGCGAATTCGCGGAGGCCGTGCGGATCGTCTGTGCAGACCTGGCTCGCCAGCTGCAGGGAGATGCGGAGGGTGCAAGCCATGACATCGCCATCGAGGTCATCGGGGCAGCTTCCGAAGACGAGGCGGTGGAGGTGGGGCGCGCCGTCTCACGCAGCAACCTCTTCAAGGCGGCGATCTTCGGCAACGATCCCAACTGGGGGCGGGTGCTCTCGGCGATCGGTACCACCAACGCCGCATTCGATCCGTACGAGGTCGACGTGAGCATGAATGGCGTGCGCGTCTGTCACGCGGGCGAGCCCGACAGGCCCAGGGACGAGGTCGATCTGACCTCCCGTGCGGTGCACGTCGGCATCGAGTTGCACGCCGGAGACGCCACCGCCACCATCCTCACGAGCGACCTCACGCATGAGTACGTTCACGAGAACAGCGCGTACGCGAGTTGA
- the argC gene encoding N-acetyl-gamma-glutamyl-phosphate reductase, with product MTFSVAVAGASGYAGGEVLRILAGHPDFDVTTVTANSNAGRPLIEHQPHLRSLAHLTLVETTPQNLAGHDVVFLALPHGASGAIAATLDPATLVIDCGADHRLTDETEWARFYGGEYFPAWAYGVPELPVGDGKQRENLVGVRRIAAPGCNASSVSLALAPGIEAGVIEEQDIVAVLAVGSSGAGKKLAVPFLASELLGSATPYAVGGSHRHIPEIQQSLRLAGALAPTISFTPVLVPMARGILVTATARLVPGTTAAQVRAAWENAYAGESFVHLLPEGVFPRTADTLGANTALIGVTVDEAAGRVVAVLAMDNLVKGTAGAAVQSANIALGLPETAGLSVNGVAP from the coding sequence ATGACTTTCTCGGTTGCCGTCGCTGGTGCCAGCGGCTACGCCGGTGGTGAGGTGCTGCGAATCCTCGCCGGGCATCCCGATTTCGACGTCACGACCGTCACCGCGAACTCCAACGCGGGCCGGCCCCTCATCGAACACCAGCCGCACCTGCGTTCACTCGCCCACCTCACGCTCGTCGAAACCACACCGCAGAACCTTGCCGGCCACGACGTCGTCTTCCTCGCGTTGCCGCACGGTGCATCCGGGGCCATCGCGGCCACGCTCGATCCGGCGACCCTCGTCATCGACTGCGGCGCGGACCACCGCCTCACCGACGAGACGGAGTGGGCCCGCTTCTACGGCGGAGAGTATTTTCCGGCCTGGGCATACGGAGTTCCCGAGCTGCCCGTCGGCGACGGCAAGCAGCGCGAGAATCTCGTCGGGGTGCGTCGCATCGCCGCGCCCGGCTGCAATGCCAGTTCGGTGTCGCTTGCCCTGGCCCCGGGCATCGAGGCGGGGGTGATCGAGGAGCAGGACATCGTGGCGGTTCTCGCGGTCGGATCCTCCGGCGCCGGTAAGAAGCTCGCCGTTCCCTTTCTCGCGAGCGAACTGCTCGGTAGCGCAACGCCATACGCGGTCGGCGGCTCGCACCGACACATCCCGGAGATCCAGCAGAGTCTGCGGCTCGCCGGCGCGCTCGCGCCTACCATCTCGTTCACGCCCGTGCTCGTGCCGATGGCGCGGGGCATTCTCGTCACCGCGACCGCCCGGCTCGTGCCGGGCACGACAGCAGCACAGGTTCGCGCGGCCTGGGAGAACGCCTATGCGGGGGAGAGCTTCGTGCACCTGCTGCCTGAGGGGGTCTTTCCCCGCACCGCAGACACCCTCGGAGCCAACACCGCGCTCATCGGCGTGACCGTCGATGAGGCCGCGGGCCGAGTCGTGGCGGTTCTCGCCATGGACAACCTGGTTAAGGGCACGGCGGGCGCCGCAGTGCAGTCGGCGAATATTGCGCTGGGCCTGCCGGAGACCGCCGGTCTTTCTGTGAATGGAGTAGCACCGTGA
- the pheT gene encoding phenylalanine--tRNA ligase subunit beta produces MRVPLSWLAEFVDLEPSTTPEDVHAALVRVGLEEEEIHTFEVSGPVVVGEVLDFVEEPQSNGKTIRWCQVQVAPDGERAADGGEAVHGIVCGASNFLVGDKVVVTLPGAVLPGPFPIAARKTYGHVSDGMIASVRELGLGDEHDGILRLATLGLDPEVGTDAIALLGLDDAAVEVNVTPDRGYAFSIRGIAREYSHATGADFRDPALSTPVEEREERARLETAATLFPVTIDDQAPIRGRIGASVFVTRVVRDVDGTRPTPPWMLARLTLAGIRSISLIVDVTNYVMLELGQPIHGYDLDALSGGLTVRRATPGETLVTLDEKTRTLNPEDLVIADESGAIGLAGVMGGASTEIGTTTHAVLVEAANFDPVSIARTARRHKLPSEASKRFERGVDPEVAAPAAARVVQLLEQLAGGRADDLGSAHHAAEAPAAIELPNGYIAGLVGVEYTDAEIRDSLAEIGGSLSESDAGLRVTPPSWRPDLTDKSDLAEEVARIVGYDRIPSVLPVAPPGRGLSRAQQLRRAAAQTLADNGATEVLAYPFVDEASNDTFGSPTEKSVPAVRLANPMDATVPFLRTSLLPGLIDVAKRNLARGLTDLAIYETGLVFRPEAGIRYGTPNVPPGAVLPSDEVLAELNDGIPPQPRHIGALFTGNAVVRQPSHPAVVASLGDALDAARQIARAVGARLDIVQGSHKALHPGRTAELVVRSGTQSRVVGYAGELLPAFAEEHDLPRVVAVLELDLDALIDSAPIDIEARVIAGFPAATQDLSLVVAVATPAGEVRAAVVEGAGALLEDARLIDDYRGDGVPSGSKSLTFALRFRSDDRTLTTPEATEAKLAGAALAAERFGATVRE; encoded by the coding sequence ATGCGCGTCCCACTCAGCTGGCTCGCCGAATTCGTCGACCTCGAGCCGAGCACGACCCCCGAGGACGTGCATGCGGCCCTCGTGAGGGTCGGGCTCGAAGAGGAAGAGATCCACACCTTCGAGGTCTCCGGCCCTGTCGTCGTGGGCGAGGTGCTCGACTTCGTCGAGGAGCCGCAGTCGAACGGCAAGACCATCCGCTGGTGCCAGGTTCAGGTAGCCCCCGACGGCGAGAGGGCGGCGGATGGCGGCGAGGCCGTGCACGGCATCGTCTGTGGCGCCTCCAACTTCCTCGTCGGAGATAAGGTCGTCGTGACGCTTCCGGGTGCGGTGCTGCCCGGCCCGTTCCCCATCGCCGCCCGCAAGACCTACGGCCACGTCTCCGACGGCATGATCGCCTCGGTGCGTGAGCTCGGCCTCGGCGACGAGCACGACGGCATCCTTCGTCTGGCGACGCTCGGCCTCGACCCCGAGGTCGGCACGGATGCGATAGCCCTGCTCGGTCTGGATGACGCGGCCGTCGAGGTCAACGTCACCCCGGATCGCGGCTACGCCTTCTCGATCCGCGGCATCGCCCGCGAGTACTCGCACGCGACCGGAGCGGATTTCCGCGACCCGGCGCTGTCTACGCCGGTTGAGGAGCGCGAGGAACGAGCGCGTCTCGAAACCGCCGCCACTCTGTTTCCAGTAACCATCGACGACCAGGCCCCCATCCGCGGCCGCATCGGCGCCAGCGTCTTCGTCACCCGCGTGGTGCGCGACGTCGACGGCACCCGCCCGACACCGCCGTGGATGCTCGCACGCCTCACGCTCGCCGGCATCCGCTCGATCTCGTTGATCGTCGACGTGACCAACTACGTCATGCTCGAACTCGGCCAGCCCATCCACGGTTACGATCTGGATGCCCTCAGCGGAGGGCTCACGGTTCGTCGCGCGACGCCGGGGGAGACGCTTGTCACCCTCGATGAGAAGACTCGCACCCTGAACCCCGAAGACCTGGTGATAGCCGACGAGTCCGGCGCGATCGGACTCGCCGGAGTGATGGGCGGCGCGTCGACCGAGATCGGCACGACCACGCACGCCGTGCTGGTCGAAGCCGCCAACTTCGACCCGGTCTCCATCGCGCGTACGGCGCGACGCCACAAGCTGCCGAGTGAGGCGTCCAAGCGTTTCGAGCGTGGCGTCGACCCCGAGGTCGCAGCCCCGGCTGCGGCGCGAGTCGTGCAACTGCTCGAGCAGCTCGCGGGCGGCCGTGCCGATGACCTCGGCTCAGCGCACCATGCCGCCGAAGCGCCCGCGGCCATCGAACTGCCGAATGGATATATCGCAGGCCTCGTCGGGGTCGAGTACACCGACGCGGAGATTCGGGACTCGCTCGCCGAGATCGGTGGCAGCCTCAGCGAGTCGGATGCCGGCCTGCGCGTCACGCCGCCCAGCTGGCGCCCCGATCTCACCGACAAGTCCGATCTCGCCGAGGAGGTCGCCCGCATCGTCGGCTACGACCGCATTCCCTCGGTGCTGCCCGTCGCGCCTCCGGGGCGTGGGCTGAGCCGCGCCCAGCAGCTTCGTCGGGCCGCCGCGCAGACACTCGCCGACAACGGCGCGACCGAGGTGCTCGCGTACCCGTTCGTGGACGAGGCATCCAACGACACCTTCGGCTCGCCGACCGAGAAGTCCGTTCCGGCCGTGCGTCTGGCCAATCCCATGGATGCGACGGTGCCGTTCCTGCGCACCTCGCTGCTGCCGGGGCTTATCGATGTCGCCAAGCGCAACCTCGCCCGGGGGCTCACGGACCTGGCCATCTACGAGACGGGTCTCGTGTTTCGGCCCGAGGCGGGCATCCGTTATGGCACGCCGAACGTGCCGCCAGGCGCCGTGCTGCCGAGCGACGAAGTCCTCGCCGAATTGAACGACGGTATTCCGCCGCAGCCGCGCCACATCGGTGCGCTCTTCACGGGTAACGCCGTCGTGCGCCAGCCGTCGCATCCGGCAGTCGTCGCCTCGCTGGGCGATGCGCTCGACGCGGCCCGGCAGATCGCCCGCGCCGTCGGGGCGCGACTCGACATCGTGCAGGGCAGCCACAAGGCGCTGCACCCGGGTCGTACCGCGGAACTCGTCGTGCGTTCGGGAACGCAGAGCCGCGTCGTCGGCTACGCGGGTGAGCTGCTGCCTGCCTTCGCCGAGGAACACGACCTGCCGCGCGTCGTCGCCGTGCTGGAACTCGACCTCGACGCGCTTATCGACTCGGCACCGATTGACATCGAGGCCCGGGTCATCGCTGGTTTCCCCGCCGCCACGCAGGACCTGTCTCTCGTCGTTGCCGTCGCCACTCCCGCCGGTGAGGTACGCGCGGCCGTGGTCGAGGGAGCGGGAGCACTGCTCGAAGACGCGAGGCTGATCGATGACTACCGCGGCGACGGCGTGCCGTCCGGCAGCAAGAGCCTCACCTTCGCCCTGCGATTCCGCTCGGATGACCGCACGCTGACAACTCCGGAGGCCACCGAGGCGAAACTCGCCGGTGCCGCGCTGGCGGCCGAACGTTTCGGTGCCACCGTGCGCGAGTAG
- the pheS gene encoding phenylalanine--tRNA ligase subunit alpha produces MSETSPITEEAVAAAVDAALAAISAAADSDAMRSVRTEHLAEASPLAKLNGAMREVPAEQKAAAGKLVGAARGRVNQAFAAREAEIVAAEDAQRLANETVDVTAVPSRWRAGARHPLSLLQERIADVFIGMGWEVAEGPELESEWFNFDALNFDEDHPARAMQDTFFVEPTDAHLVLRTHTSPVQLRALLGNELPVYRIAPGRTYRTDELDATHTPVFHQIEGIAVDKGLTMAHLRGTLDHFVKAMFGDDAKVRLRPNYFPFTEPSAELDLWHPTFKEGPRWIEWGGCGMVNPNVLRSAGIDPDVYSGFAFGVGVERALMFRNDVKDMRDMVEGDIRFSQQFGMVV; encoded by the coding sequence GTGTCAGAGACCTCCCCGATCACCGAAGAAGCGGTCGCCGCCGCCGTGGATGCCGCGCTCGCGGCCATCAGCGCCGCCGCCGACTCCGACGCCATGCGTTCCGTGCGCACCGAGCACCTCGCCGAGGCGTCGCCGCTCGCGAAACTCAACGGCGCCATGCGCGAGGTCCCGGCCGAGCAGAAGGCCGCTGCCGGCAAGCTCGTTGGTGCGGCACGCGGGCGAGTGAACCAGGCGTTCGCGGCGCGTGAGGCCGAGATCGTCGCAGCCGAAGACGCCCAGCGCCTCGCGAATGAGACGGTGGATGTCACGGCGGTACCGTCGCGCTGGCGGGCCGGGGCCAGGCATCCGCTCTCGCTGTTGCAGGAGCGCATCGCCGATGTCTTCATCGGCATGGGCTGGGAGGTGGCCGAAGGCCCCGAGCTCGAGAGCGAGTGGTTCAACTTCGACGCGCTCAACTTCGACGAGGATCACCCGGCGCGTGCCATGCAGGACACCTTCTTCGTCGAACCGACGGATGCGCACCTCGTTCTGCGCACGCACACCTCACCCGTGCAGTTGCGCGCGCTGCTCGGCAACGAGCTGCCCGTCTATCGCATCGCACCCGGACGCACGTACCGCACCGACGAGCTCGACGCCACGCACACGCCCGTGTTCCACCAGATCGAGGGCATCGCCGTCGACAAGGGCCTCACCATGGCGCACCTGCGCGGCACGCTCGATCACTTTGTCAAGGCCATGTTCGGCGACGATGCCAAGGTGCGGCTGCGCCCCAACTACTTTCCCTTCACCGAGCCGAGCGCTGAGCTCGATCTGTGGCACCCGACCTTCAAGGAGGGGCCGCGCTGGATCGAGTGGGGCGGCTGCGGCATGGTCAATCCCAATGTGCTGCGTTCGGCCGGCATCGACCCGGATGTCTACTCGGGCTTCGCGTTCGGCGTCGGTGTCGAGCGGGCGCTCATGTTCCGCAACGACGTCAAGGACATGCGCGACATGGTCGAGGGCGATATTCGTTTCAGCCAGCAATTCGGAATGGTGGTCTAG